In a single window of the Bradyrhizobium erythrophlei genome:
- the pflA gene encoding pyruvate formate-lyase-activating protein, giving the protein MSTVQPLEPGSRYDLRVGISPDAPDEDEIKDEAGSFGYCHSYETSSRYDGPGLRVVLFVSGCLLRCTYCHNPDTWHLKDGTYVSIDQVLRRLGDFAPSILSLGGGLTISGGEPMVQLAFTRRIFAGAKEMGLHTAIETSGFLGDRADDSYLSAIDLVLLDIKSSDPDTYRRVTGRDLAPTLRFAERLASLSKPVWVRFTLVPGETDDPANVDGIARFVAPMKNVEWVEVQPFHQMGSFKWKAMGLDYKLLNTPTASRDLVNRVVGQFRAAGCQVR; this is encoded by the coding sequence ATGTCGACGGTGCAGCCGCTCGAGCCCGGCAGTCGTTATGACCTCCGGGTTGGGATTTCGCCCGACGCCCCTGATGAAGACGAGATCAAGGACGAAGCGGGCTCATTCGGGTATTGCCATTCCTATGAGACCTCGTCGCGCTACGACGGGCCTGGTCTGCGCGTCGTGCTTTTCGTCTCGGGATGCCTCCTGCGCTGTACATACTGCCACAACCCGGACACCTGGCACCTCAAGGACGGCACTTACGTGTCGATCGATCAGGTGCTCCGTCGCCTGGGCGACTTCGCACCTTCAATTCTAAGTCTTGGCGGGGGCCTGACGATATCGGGCGGCGAGCCGATGGTGCAGCTTGCCTTTACCCGGCGAATTTTCGCCGGCGCCAAGGAAATGGGCCTGCATACAGCTATCGAAACTTCGGGATTCCTGGGCGATCGTGCGGATGATTCGTACCTGTCGGCGATCGACCTCGTTCTGCTCGACATCAAAAGCTCGGATCCCGACACCTATCGCCGGGTGACAGGTCGCGATCTCGCGCCGACCCTGCGCTTCGCGGAGCGCCTGGCTTCGCTATCCAAGCCGGTGTGGGTGCGCTTCACGCTCGTCCCCGGCGAGACCGACGATCCCGCCAACGTCGACGGCATCGCTCGATTCGTCGCGCCGATGAAGAACGTCGAATGGGTCGAGGTACAGCCGTTCCATCAGATGGGTTCCTTCAAGTGGAAGGCGATGGGGCTCGACTACAAGCTTCTCAATACCCCGACTGCCAGCCGGGACTTGGTGAATCGGGTCGTTGGACAGTTCCGCGCGGCGGGATGTCAGGTGCGTTGA